The sequence below is a genomic window from Clostridium sp. BJN0001.
ATGTGATTTAGATTACATGCCTCTTTTTGTTTGTTAAAAAAGAAGAAAGAGGAAACACACATGGATAAAATTGATTTAAAAATAATAGACTTATTAGAAAAAAATGCTAGATATCCTTTGAAGCGTCTGGCAGAAGAAGTATTTCTATCAACACCTGCTGTATCTGCAAGAATTGAAAAACTAGAAAATAACGGCATAGTAACAGGATATACAGCTACACTTGATCTTTTAAAACTAGATTATAACATTAAGGCTTTTATAAATCTTGAAATGTCACCAAATCAAAAAACTGAATTCTATCCTTTTATTGCATCATGTCCTAATGTACTTGAATGCAACTGCGTAACTGGAAAATATTCAATGCTTATTAAAGTAGCATATCGCTCAACAATAGAACTTGATAATTTTATAGGAAAACTTCAGAAATTCGGAAATACAGAGACTCAGATAGTATTTTCAACTCCAGTTGAAGCACGTGGATTAAAAATAGTAAAAGGAGTTTAATTAATATGTTGATTTTTATATAAATTAGATATAATAAAAGTATAGATTTTTATTAAGGAGATGTAAAAATGAATATACAC
It includes:
- a CDS encoding Lrp/AsnC family transcriptional regulator, encoding MDKIDLKIIDLLEKNARYPLKRLAEEVFLSTPAVSARIEKLENNGIVTGYTATLDLLKLDYNIKAFINLEMSPNQKTEFYPFIASCPNVLECNCVTGKYSMLIKVAYRSTIELDNFIGKLQKFGNTETQIVFSTPVEARGLKIVKGV